A region of the Neomicrococcus lactis genome:
GGTGGCTCCCGCCCCCGAAGGCCTGGGGATGAGCGCGCGCAACATCACGGTCTCCACCGTGGGCCTTGTCCCGGCGATCAACAAGCTGGCAGACGAGAACATTCCGGTCACTTTTGCGTTGTCCCTGCACGCACCTGATGACGAGTTGCGCGACGACCTAATCCCCGTGAACTCGCGTTGGAAGGTCGACGAGGCGATCGACGCCGCGTACGGCTACTACAAGAAGACCGGCCGCCGCGTCTCCATCGAGTACGCACTCATCAAGGATATGAACGACCACGCGTGGCGTGCCGCGTTGCTCGCGAAGAAGCTCAACTCGCGCGGACGCGGTTGGGTGCACGTGAACCCGATCCCGTTGAACCCAACCCCCGGATCCATCTGGACCGCTTCTGACCCAGACGTGACGCGGACCTTCATTCAGACTCTGGAAGACGCCGGAGTTCCTACAACGCTGCGCGATACGCGCGGCAAGGAAATCGACGGCGCTTGCGGTCAGTTGGCGGCTGCCGAGTAGTTATTTTTTGATGACGACGCCGGGGCTTGCGTTAGTGCCTCGGCTTCCGGTGGTGCGGGCGGCCGGGGCTATCAAAGCTAGGTCGCGGAGAACCCGCCGAGCACGATAGCCAAAAGTTTTGAAAGGTCGATACTTTTGGCTCTGTTGCGCCCAAGAGTTGGGCAGTAACTTAATTGGCGTCTGCACTATCGACGAACTGTTGAGTTCTCACTGGTCCACAGCTGAACCGACGCGGACCCTGTGAAGTGAATCCGGCGGACATGCAAAAGTACGCAAGAATGAAACTTCTCCCTAAGATGATGATGGCCGCGGTCAGTGGTGTCTTCACCGGAGCATGCCTGGTATTTCTAGTCATCGTCGGAGCACTCGGTTTAACCTATGCGACGACCAAAGCGGTCCATTTGCCGGGTCTCATCCAAGCTTGGTTCACAACCGAGAACGCGATGCCCGCCGTGAACTTCCAGCCGAACTTCGCTGGAATGCTGGTGTTGGTGGGTGTCGTTGCGGCCATGTTTTGTTTCTCGACGTGGCGTCAAGCTCGGGGCGGCTCGTCAAATGAACTTCCCGAGTGCGGGTGAAGTCAGTCTGGGTTCTATTGGAAGGACGGCGGTGCCATCCGTGCCGCGGGCAGTCCTTCGGGCTATGGAAGACGCCGAAATTCCTATCACGCTGCGCGAGATACACGCGGGGCGGGAAAACGGCGGCGCTTGCGGACAACCCGCGGCGGCAGACTAATGCAACACCCGAATTACTGTTCGGCAGCGTACCGACGTGTAGTTTCGCGTAGTTGTTCGGCAAAGGCGTAGATTTCGTCGACCGACTCGATCGGATGCCTAGTTTCAGTCTTGTCCGCGTCGAAAAGACCAATGTACTTTTGAGGTCGATTGAAGTGGAGACGAGCGATTGGGCGCCGGTTGTTGTCATCGAGAAGAATCGCAAAGTATGACTTGGCATCTCGATGGGCAACTCTGCTGGCTTTGACTTCGCCACACACAATCGCCTGAACTACACGGAACCCATCGAGCTCCACAAGTGTGGTTATAACACCATCTTCGTTTGCGAGATCTTTGTCGACAGCTTCTTCGCTAGTGACAGTGCTCGCAAGATCTGCATCGTTGTTTGAAACGTAGACGTGAGTCGTTCCCGTTTCACCAAGCGCTGCCTTGAGTCGATCGTTGATTCGCTCGCTAAGAAATTGGCCGCAAGCCTTAGTTACGAGTGGCGTGAATTGCTCTCGTACTTTTTGAGTGATGGGACCCTCGTAAACTTTTGCTGCAAGGAACTTAACCCACTCCTCTGTTGGTTCCGAGAACAGCGAAGCGATATTCCGCTTAAGGTGGCCTATGTAATTGAGTTCCTCAGCTGCGCTTACAACTGACTCGATATCGAATTTGTCTTTCGACAATTTCTGTAGTTCTGGAATAAGAGTTTCGTCGATGTCCGACATATCGAGAATCAAAAATGGTTTTGAATCCATCCGGTTCGCCGCGTCCAAGTCAGTGTAAAACTGATAGACCTCACCATTCGTCAGAACGGCGACACGTGCGTTTGTCACGGCAAAGTAGCGGTAGAGCTGTGAGGCATGTTCAATTCGGAGATCGCCAGCAGACTTCTTGCACTCAATCAGCATTTGAATTTCACCGTCGCGCACAATCGCGTAGTCAATCTTTGCGCCCTTCTTCACCCCTACGTCGGCGGTGTACTCGGGAACTACTTCAAGTGGATTGAAAACGTCGTATCCGAGGATGGTCGAAATGAACGGCATGACGAACGCGTTCTTAGTCGCTTCTTCAGTGTCAATGATCGATTTTTGCTGACAAATTTTTGCCGCAAGAGCATTTAGACGCTCTGAAAATGCGCTCGGTTCCCCTTCGAAGTAGTTGTAACTTTGAATGTATCTCCAGTTGATGACACTTAGAAAGTGCTTTCCGAAATCTTTCGACGACCATGCTAAATCAACTGAAATCTTTTAACCTGCAGATCACATGTCAATTGCCTACTTACCGTTACGCAATTGACGCCCAATCGATGCGATCTCTTGCTCGCTTCTCGCTCAAGACAGGCATAGCGTTCTGGCATGAGCGAGAGAGAGTTTTCTCAGCAAGATCCAGATGACGCGCATCCCGGGAGTCCGGGGGTGGGCGCGGGGGCAAATTCGCGTCGAAATACTGCCATTTTGGCGTTAGTGGTGGCGGTCATCGCCTTGGTGGTGGCTCTCTTCATGATGTTTAGCCGGGGCGGCGGAACTCCACCTGCTACCAGCTCATCGCCGGGTGTTTCGAGCCCGGATGGAATCCCCAGCACTCTGAACTCTTCCTCTTCACCAACAGTGGCGTCCTCTACTTCAGCCGCAACGACGTCAACGTCGGCACCTACGTCAGCTGCGTCGTCGTCCTCTGTGAATTCGAGCGCAACCGCACTGCCGGCCGCCGAAGCAAAGAATGTGGTCTGGCCGAATCCGGCGGGAAGCCTGCGCTACAGCTCCGCCGAAGAAGCCGTCCAGGGGTTCGCCGAGGAGCTCGTGGGCTTCACGGATCCGGTCTACGGGGACGTGCAACAAGGCGATGCGCGGTCCGGCGAAGTGGAGATCCGAAACGACGCGACCTCCGGGGCGGTCACGACGGTGATGTTCCGGCAAATGTCCGACGGATTCTTCTACATCCTGGGTGCCGTCTCGAGTGAAACTGAGCCAGCGATGCCCGCAGCAGGTGCCGCTATTTCCAGCCCCGTCACCGTGACCGGAAAATCGCGCGCGTTCGAGGCCGTGGTCAACGTTCATCTCTACGCCCACGGAACCTCAGCGCGCATCGGCGAAGCTGTGGTGATGGGCGGCTCCGCGGAACCACTAGAACCATTCACCGGCTCCGTCACGTTCGCCGAGCCCGGGGCAGCGACTGGCGCGTTGGTGTTCCTCGAATACAGCGCCAAGGATGGCAGCGTTTACACGGCGGCCGCGGTGCCGGTTTCCTTTGAGGAGAACTGAGTAGGGTGTAAAGAAGGATCCCACCGCAACCCGGAGGTACATCTTTGGCACTCTTGAATCCGCTACCCGGTCAAAAATCGACCCCGGCATCGCAGGACGTCTTGCTTCTCCCGCATGCTGGCGCGCTTCCTTCCACCTACATTCCGTGGAGTGCTCCGCTGCGGGAGGCTTTCGGCGAGACCTCCGTCCGATTGTCCACGGCGGTTCTTCCGGGGCACGTAAGCTCGGGCGAATCGGCGCCGCGGCGCGCTACCGAACTGCACAGTCTCCACCGGTACGGCGAGCGCCTAGCTCAGGAAATACTCGCCCAACGTCCTTCGAAAGACTCGAGCGAGACCCGGCCCCTGATCATTTTCGGACACAGCATGGGTGCGCTCCTCGCGGTGGAAACGGTGCGTGCGCTCAGCGAAGCCGGGCAGTCCGTGCTGGGAACAGTTCTGTCTGCGAGCGCGGCGCCCGTGAAGCGCAAGCGGTTCGCGCGTGCGCCCATTTACGTCCGTGAATCCGCCGGGGAGTTGCGCGAGCTGAATGACCGGGACGCTCTCGAGTTCCTCGTGAAGATGGGCGGCATTCCGCGCGAGCTCGCGGATCAGCCCGAGGTTGCGTTGTCCTTCTTGCCGCAGATCCGCAGGGATTTTGAGCTCGTGGACGCTTACCGCTTCACACCGCCGCCAACGTTCAACACCAAGCATGTCCTGACGCTGAGCGGCAGCGAGGACGATCGCGCGAGCACCGAGAAAATGCGCGGTTGGCACGAGCTTCTGGGCGTCAACGGCAGCCACCGCGAGTTCCCCGGAGGGCACTTCTACCACCAGCAACACGTCCCCGAGATCGCGGCGGCGCTCGCAGGATTCGCCGACACCACGCTTTCATGACACTCACGCTGAAAGACATGGCGCCCGAGGGCATCATGATCGCTGGTGGCGGGCGGGCAATTCTGTTGCAGATCGCTCACCCGGGCGTCGGACACGGCGTGGTGCAGCATTCGAACTTCGCGAAAGACCCGCTCAAGCGCCTCCACGGCACGCTCACTTACCTTTACGCCCTCACGAATGGCACGCCGCGGCAAGCGGCGAAAGTAGTGGAGTGGGTGAGCAAAGCGCACCAACCAGTTCGTTCAGCTGGCGGCGCGGATCATCCCGCTTACGATGCTCGCGACCCCGAGCTCCAGCTGTGGGTAGCGGCAACGCTCTACGACTCGGCGATCCTGGTCTACGAGAACATCTTCGGACCCATGAACCGCGCGGACGCTGAGAATATTTACCGCGAGTACGCCCTGTTGGGCACCGCGTTGGGGATGCCGGAGGAGCGGTGGCCCGGTTCGCGGGCAGAATTTAGGGATTATTGGTACGACGCCGCAGCTCGGCTCCGCGTCGATCCTCCCGTTCGCGAGGTCGCGGCACAGCTGATGAGGCCCCGGAACGTGCCTCTCTACCTGAAAGCGGCCATGCCGATCGCCCGAACCCTGACGGCCGGAATGCTCCCTGCTCAACTCCGCGAAGCCTACGGTCCTGAAGTATTTGGCGGCGCCTACGGAACTCGGCAGGATCTGGAGTATCGGGCACTCATGGCGAGCTACGGCGTCGTACTACCGAAAATTCCGCTCGCCGTGCGGCACGCGCCAATGCGCTATTACTTGAGCCGTTTGGGCTGAAACCTGCCAAGGATCGGGGCGTGGTTGAATCGAGGCATGGTTGAAAAACGCGTAGCCTCCCGAGCCCTCGTCCCCAGCTTCCACGTCATGAACATTCTGGATCGCGTGGCCCAGTTGCGGGCGGCCGGCCACGACGTGGTGTCCTTGTGCGCGGGGGAGCCCTCGGGCGGAGCGCCAGCGGGAGTGAACCAAGCCGCCGCCGAGCTACACGCTTCCGGTGTATCGCTCAACTACACTTCCGCGTTCGGGATTGCGCCGCTGCGCGAACGGATCGCAGCGCACTATCAACGCTGGTACGGAACGACGGTGAACACCGAAAATATCGCCATCACCACGGGTGCATCCGGCGCGTTCATGCTGGTGTTCCTCGCCGCGTTCAACGCAGGCGACCGCGTCGCCATGGCACGCCCCGGTTACCCCGCGTACCGCAACATCCTCAGCGCCCTTGGCATCAACGTCGTGGAAATCCCGTGCGACGCCTCCACCCGGTACCAACCCACGCCCGAACTGCTCGATGAAGCCCAAGCCGAACACGGGCACCTCGATGGCCTAATCCTCGCCTCGCCCGCAAACCCCACCGGAACCATGGTGGAGCGCGCCGAACTCGAAGCGCTCGTGGCCTGGTGCGACGCCCACGGGGCGCGTCTGATCAGCGACGAGATCTACCACGGCATCACCTACGCGCCGTCATCGGAACCGGATGCGCGCGGCGTCTCCGCCGTGGAATTGGACCCCACCGCCGTGGTCATTTCCTCCTTCTCCAAGTTCTGGGGCATGCCCGGGTGGCGACTGGGCTGGGCGGTGCTGCCGAATGATCTGATCCCGGGCGTCGATGCTCTCGCGGGGAACGTTGCTTTGTGTGCGTCAGCGCCCGCACAGCATGCCGCTGTGGAAGCCTTTTCTGAAGCCGCCTACGCGGAAGGGGACGCCGCGGTGGCCGAATTCGCCCAGACCCGAGCCTTCTTGCTGGAAGCGTTACCGCGCTTGGGCTGGGGCGAAGTAGCGCCAGCCGACGGCGCGTTCTACGTCTACGCGGACTTGGGGCCGTGGCTGTCCGTCTGGGAAACGTCCACCGCGTACTGCGCGGCACTACTCGAGGAAGCGTTCGTGGCCCTGACCCCGGGACCGGATTTTGATGCGGAGGACGGGGACCGGTTCGTGCGGTTGAGCTTCGCAGCAGGCTACGACGCCGTCGCCGTCGCAGTGGATCGAATCCTCGAGTTCCAGGAGCGGCACGCTCGGTAGTGCCAGGGGCCAAGTGTTCTCAGGGATCAGTCCATGACAAGTGTCATGCGGATCCTGTGACGGCTGGCGCTTCTCTTAGGTTCTCAGGGGTGGGACTCTTGAGGCATGGTCTCATCACCGGCAAATTCATCAGGGTCATCTAGGTCATCAGGGCTGAAATCTACGGCGCCCGCGGTTCATTTGCGGAACGTCTCCAAATCTTTTAGAACGCGGGACGGACTCGTAGAGGCCGTCAAGAACGTCAACCTCACTATCCACCCCGGCGAAATCGTGGCCTTTCTGGGCCCGAACGGCGCGGGAAAAACCACCACCATCGACATGATGCTGGGCCTCACC
Encoded here:
- a CDS encoding type I restriction endonuclease, giving the protein MPFISTILGYDVFNPLEVVPEYTADVGVKKGAKIDYAIVRDGEIQMLIECKKSAGDLRIEHASQLYRYFAVTNARVAVLTNGEVYQFYTDLDAANRMDSKPFLILDMSDIDETLIPELQKLSKDKFDIESVVSAAEELNYIGHLKRNIASLFSEPTEEWVKFLAAKVYEGPITQKVREQFTPLVTKACGQFLSERINDRLKAALGETGTTHVYVSNNDADLASTVTSEEAVDKDLANEDGVITTLVELDGFRVVQAIVCGEVKASRVAHRDAKSYFAILLDDNNRRPIARLHFNRPQKYIGLFDADKTETRHPIESVDEIYAFAEQLRETTRRYAAEQ
- a CDS encoding Gmad2 immunoglobulin-like domain-containing protein; this translates as MSEREFSQQDPDDAHPGSPGVGAGANSRRNTAILALVVAVIALVVALFMMFSRGGGTPPATSSSPGVSSPDGIPSTLNSSSSPTVASSTSAATTSTSAPTSAASSSSVNSSATALPAAEAKNVVWPNPAGSLRYSSAEEAVQGFAEELVGFTDPVYGDVQQGDARSGEVEIRNDATSGAVTTVMFRQMSDGFFYILGAVSSETEPAMPAAGAAISSPVTVTGKSRAFEAVVNVHLYAHGTSARIGEAVVMGGSAEPLEPFTGSVTFAEPGAATGALVFLEYSAKDGSVYTAAAVPVSFEEN
- a CDS encoding thioesterase II family protein, with translation MALLNPLPGQKSTPASQDVLLLPHAGALPSTYIPWSAPLREAFGETSVRLSTAVLPGHVSSGESAPRRATELHSLHRYGERLAQEILAQRPSKDSSETRPLIIFGHSMGALLAVETVRALSEAGQSVLGTVLSASAAPVKRKRFARAPIYVRESAGELRELNDRDALEFLVKMGGIPRELADQPEVALSFLPQIRRDFELVDAYRFTPPPTFNTKHVLTLSGSEDDRASTEKMRGWHELLGVNGSHREFPGGHFYHQQHVPEIAAALAGFADTTLS
- a CDS encoding oxygenase MpaB family protein, encoding MTLTLKDMAPEGIMIAGGGRAILLQIAHPGVGHGVVQHSNFAKDPLKRLHGTLTYLYALTNGTPRQAAKVVEWVSKAHQPVRSAGGADHPAYDARDPELQLWVAATLYDSAILVYENIFGPMNRADAENIYREYALLGTALGMPEERWPGSRAEFRDYWYDAAARLRVDPPVREVAAQLMRPRNVPLYLKAAMPIARTLTAGMLPAQLREAYGPEVFGGAYGTRQDLEYRALMASYGVVLPKIPLAVRHAPMRYYLSRLG
- a CDS encoding pyridoxal phosphate-dependent aminotransferase is translated as MVEKRVASRALVPSFHVMNILDRVAQLRAAGHDVVSLCAGEPSGGAPAGVNQAAAELHASGVSLNYTSAFGIAPLRERIAAHYQRWYGTTVNTENIAITTGASGAFMLVFLAAFNAGDRVAMARPGYPAYRNILSALGINVVEIPCDASTRYQPTPELLDEAQAEHGHLDGLILASPANPTGTMVERAELEALVAWCDAHGARLISDEIYHGITYAPSSEPDARGVSAVELDPTAVVISSFSKFWGMPGWRLGWAVLPNDLIPGVDALAGNVALCASAPAQHAAVEAFSEAAYAEGDAAVAEFAQTRAFLLEALPRLGWGEVAPADGAFYVYADLGPWLSVWETSTAYCAALLEEAFVALTPGPDFDAEDGDRFVRLSFAAGYDAVAVAVDRILEFQERHAR